A single Anatilimnocola floriformis DNA region contains:
- a CDS encoding Gfo/Idh/MocA family protein: MSHSPSKSDSPSRRDFIRQSGLLAAGAAIAGPLAVSRSAHAAGSDTIKIGLIGCGGRGTGAAIQALNTSGGEVKIVALADVKESSVAQAHRGISGQHKDKIDVPNERKFVGLDGYQKVLETDCDMVILATPPGFRPTHFEAAVNAGKNVFMEKPVAADVAGVNQVLKATAEAKKKNLAVAVGLQRRHERKYMETVAKIQEGAIGDIILARAYWNGSRPWLRQRQPGMTETQFQINNWYYFNWLSGDHINEQHIHNLDVINWIKNGYPVEAQGMGGLVNQNETKYGEIFDHHFIEYKYADGTIMYSQCRHQPGCWNSVAEYVHGTKGRADVSGSKIYDEAGKVLHDFGKLGGDGHQQEHHDLFADLRAGRVPNEGEWGAKSTMTAILGRMATYTGQVVKWDNALRENSSLADYQKLLSFDQEAPVKPLADGSYLQPIPGKGMGSFSVPGKS; this comes from the coding sequence GTGAGTCATTCTCCTTCCAAGTCCGACTCTCCCTCGCGTCGCGACTTCATTCGCCAATCAGGCTTGCTCGCCGCTGGCGCTGCCATCGCCGGGCCGTTGGCTGTTTCGCGCTCGGCACATGCTGCTGGCAGCGACACGATCAAGATCGGTTTGATTGGTTGCGGTGGCCGTGGCACGGGCGCCGCCATTCAAGCGCTCAACACCTCGGGTGGTGAAGTGAAGATCGTGGCCTTGGCCGACGTCAAGGAATCGAGCGTCGCTCAAGCTCACCGCGGCATTTCGGGTCAGCACAAAGACAAGATCGACGTGCCGAACGAACGGAAGTTCGTGGGCCTCGACGGCTATCAAAAGGTGCTCGAAACCGATTGCGACATGGTGATCCTCGCCACGCCGCCTGGTTTCCGGCCGACCCACTTCGAAGCCGCGGTGAACGCCGGCAAGAATGTCTTCATGGAAAAGCCCGTCGCCGCTGACGTGGCTGGCGTGAATCAGGTGCTGAAGGCCACCGCCGAAGCCAAGAAGAAGAACCTGGCCGTTGCCGTCGGTCTGCAGCGCCGCCACGAGCGCAAGTACATGGAGACGGTCGCCAAGATTCAAGAAGGCGCCATCGGCGACATCATTCTCGCCCGCGCTTATTGGAACGGTTCGCGTCCTTGGCTCCGTCAGCGTCAGCCCGGCATGACGGAAACTCAGTTCCAGATCAACAACTGGTACTACTTCAACTGGCTGAGCGGCGATCACATCAACGAGCAGCACATCCACAACCTGGACGTGATCAACTGGATCAAGAACGGCTATCCGGTTGAAGCGCAGGGCATGGGTGGTCTCGTCAATCAGAACGAAACTAAGTACGGCGAAATTTTCGATCACCATTTCATCGAATATAAGTACGCCGACGGCACGATCATGTACAGCCAATGCCGCCATCAACCTGGCTGCTGGAACTCGGTCGCTGAATACGTGCACGGCACGAAGGGTCGCGCCGACGTGAGCGGCTCGAAGATCTACGACGAAGCCGGCAAGGTACTGCACGACTTCGGCAAGCTCGGTGGCGACGGCCATCAGCAAGAACATCATGATCTTTTTGCCGACCTGCGAGCGGGGCGCGTTCCGAACGAAGGCGAATGGGGCGCCAAGAGCACCATGACCGCCATCCTCGGCCGCATGGCGACCTACACGGGCCAAGTGGTGAAGTGGGATAACGCGTTGCGGGAAAACAGCTCGCTGGCGGACTACCAAAAGCTGCTGTCGTTCGACCAGGAAGCCCCGGTCAAGCCGCTGGCCGATGGCTCGTACCTGCAGCCGATCCCCGGCAAGGGCATGGGCAGCTTCAGCGTGCCAGGCAAGTCGTAA
- the mnmA gene encoding tRNA 2-thiouridine(34) synthase MnmA → MSRIVLAMSGGVDSSVAAHLLCEAGHDVIGVFMRHGEEALEACKVDSAPKFTLPIFNPRADHKQGCCSSSDAEDARRVADRLNIPFYALNLKAEFKQIIDYFVDEYSRGRTPNPCVQCNNWLKFGKLFDYADSVGAEFVATGHYARMIQTDAGPAISRGVDDGKDQSYVLFGIERKWLPRMLLPIGDFMKPKIRELAAHVGLRVADKRDSQEICFVTSGHHGDFVRQRRAEQDTSGEIVTTAGKVVGKHPGIEGFTIGQRKGLGVAMGEPYFVVRIEPETRRVVIGEHHELARRELTADQCNWQVEPPTGEFRCTAKIRYNSPPATAVAELLPEGRLRVVFDEPRHGVSPGQAVVIYDGDTVIGGGWIE, encoded by the coding sequence ATGTCTCGCATCGTTTTAGCCATGTCGGGCGGCGTCGATAGCAGCGTCGCCGCGCACCTGCTATGCGAGGCCGGGCACGATGTCATCGGCGTCTTCATGCGACATGGTGAGGAGGCTCTTGAGGCCTGCAAGGTAGATAGCGCGCCGAAGTTCACCCTGCCAATCTTCAATCCCCGCGCCGATCACAAGCAAGGCTGCTGCAGTTCGAGCGATGCCGAAGACGCGCGGCGGGTGGCCGATCGGCTGAACATTCCCTTCTATGCGCTAAACCTAAAAGCCGAGTTCAAGCAGATCATCGACTATTTTGTCGACGAGTACTCTCGCGGCCGGACGCCCAATCCGTGCGTGCAGTGCAACAACTGGCTGAAGTTCGGCAAGCTGTTCGACTATGCAGACAGCGTCGGCGCCGAGTTCGTCGCTACCGGGCATTACGCGCGGATGATTCAAACCGACGCGGGCCCCGCTATCAGCCGCGGCGTGGACGACGGCAAGGATCAGTCATACGTTCTCTTCGGCATCGAGCGGAAGTGGCTCCCGCGGATGCTGCTGCCGATCGGCGACTTCATGAAGCCGAAGATCCGCGAACTGGCGGCACATGTGGGCTTGCGTGTGGCCGACAAGCGTGACAGCCAGGAGATCTGTTTCGTTACCAGCGGTCATCACGGCGATTTCGTCCGTCAAAGACGCGCTGAGCAAGACACCAGCGGCGAAATCGTCACGACTGCCGGCAAAGTCGTCGGCAAGCATCCAGGCATTGAGGGTTTCACGATCGGCCAACGTAAAGGTTTGGGCGTGGCGATGGGCGAACCTTATTTCGTCGTTCGTATCGAACCAGAAACTCGCCGCGTTGTGATCGGCGAACATCACGAACTCGCTCGCCGCGAGCTGACTGCCGATCAGTGCAACTGGCAGGTCGAACCGCCGACCGGTGAATTCCGCTGCACGGCGAAGATTCGCTACAACAGCCCACCGGCGACGGCGGTTGCTGAATTGCTGCCGGAGGGGCGGTTGCGCGTTGTCTTTGACGAACCCCGCCACGGAGTTTCGCCTGGGCAGGCCGTTGTGATCTACGACGGCGATACGGTTATCGGCGGCGGGTGGATTGAGTAA
- a CDS encoding transposase — MSNEPPIAFLFTWSTYGTWLPGDSRGWVEYKKGLQLPDPLRELEAQAMMTYDAVWLDEVQRDHVNRQIAETCQHKKWQLFAANCRSNHVHAVVSASTPKIMRAQMKAWCSQKLNKLLKADANPIKQAVAEWWADRGSIRWIFNDEGVEAATFYVRDEQDNPRRFMKD; from the coding sequence ATGTCCAACGAACCACCGATCGCGTTTTTGTTTACATGGTCGACCTATGGAACATGGCTTCCCGGAGATTCACGAGGTTGGGTGGAATATAAGAAGGGGCTGCAATTGCCTGACCCGCTGCGTGAATTGGAAGCTCAGGCGATGATGACCTACGACGCCGTCTGGCTAGACGAGGTGCAGCGAGATCATGTAAATCGACAAATCGCGGAAACATGCCAGCACAAGAAATGGCAACTGTTTGCAGCGAACTGTCGATCCAACCATGTGCATGCCGTCGTATCAGCGAGCACGCCGAAAATCATGCGAGCCCAAATGAAAGCCTGGTGCTCTCAAAAGTTGAACAAACTTTTGAAAGCAGACGCGAATCCAATTAAGCAGGCAGTTGCAGAATGGTGGGCGGATCGTGGGAGCATTCGCTGGATTTTTAATGATGAAGGAGTCGAAGCTGCCACGTTCTACGTGCGGGATGAGCAGGATAACCCGCGACGTTTCATGAAAGACTAG
- a CDS encoding dipeptidase yields the protein MNQPSRREFLRTTAATTVALAATSCFAQEAKKERPKVVLTDEGRRVHAAGFVFDGHNDLPWEMRKEASSSFDKRDIAVDQPKMHTDIPRLKAGNVGAQFWSVYVPAETSKDGTALLKTIEQIELVREMIKRYPQTFTAAVTVADIEAARKEGKIASLIGVEGGHCIEDSIENLRRLKKLGAGYMTLTHSDTLGWADAATDTAKHNGLSPFGEEVVREMNRLGMLVDLSHVSDATMRAALKVTKAPVIYSHSSARAIAGHPRNVPDDVLKLVKENGGVVMVNFFSGFVVPESAKILSEMFAVSRELRAKFPNEEDYSRERKKWEARNPYPAGDIHDVVDHIEHIARVAGKECVGLGSDYDGISKCPAQLEDVSTYPLITQELLNRGWKADEIHALMSGNIIRVMKRAEEVAGSP from the coding sequence ATGAACCAACCATCCCGCCGCGAATTTCTCCGCACTACCGCTGCTACCACGGTCGCACTCGCAGCGACGAGTTGCTTCGCTCAAGAAGCGAAGAAGGAACGGCCCAAAGTCGTTCTCACCGACGAAGGTCGCCGCGTGCATGCAGCCGGTTTTGTCTTCGACGGCCACAACGACTTGCCGTGGGAGATGCGAAAGGAAGCGAGCAGTTCGTTCGATAAGCGAGACATCGCAGTCGACCAGCCGAAGATGCACACCGACATTCCGCGGCTGAAGGCGGGCAACGTCGGCGCGCAGTTCTGGAGCGTTTATGTACCCGCCGAAACTTCGAAGGACGGCACGGCGCTTTTGAAAACGATCGAGCAGATCGAGCTCGTTCGCGAGATGATCAAGCGCTATCCGCAGACCTTTACCGCCGCAGTGACGGTGGCCGATATCGAAGCGGCTCGCAAAGAGGGGAAGATCGCCTCGCTCATCGGCGTCGAAGGCGGCCATTGCATCGAAGATTCGATCGAGAACCTTCGCCGGCTGAAGAAGCTAGGCGCTGGGTACATGACGCTCACGCACAGCGACACGCTCGGCTGGGCCGACGCGGCGACCGACACCGCGAAGCACAACGGCCTCAGTCCCTTCGGCGAGGAAGTGGTTCGCGAAATGAACCGCCTCGGCATGCTCGTCGACCTGTCGCACGTCAGCGATGCCACGATGCGGGCTGCGCTCAAGGTCACCAAGGCCCCGGTCATCTATTCGCATTCATCGGCGCGGGCCATCGCTGGCCATCCGCGGAACGTCCCCGATGATGTCCTCAAGCTCGTCAAGGAAAACGGCGGTGTGGTGATGGTCAATTTTTTCTCCGGCTTCGTGGTGCCGGAATCGGCCAAGATCCTTAGTGAGATGTTCGCCGTCTCGCGCGAGCTGCGGGCCAAGTTCCCCAACGAAGAAGACTACAGCCGCGAGAGGAAAAAGTGGGAGGCCCGCAATCCCTATCCTGCCGGCGACATTCACGACGTCGTCGACCACATCGAGCACATCGCCCGCGTCGCCGGCAAGGAATGCGTTGGCCTTGGGAGCGACTACGACGGTATCAGCAAATGCCCGGCGCAACTCGAAGACGTCTCGACCTATCCGCTGATCACGCAGGAACTGCTCAACCGCGGTTGGAAGGCCGACGAAATCCACGCTTTGATGAGCGGCAACATCATCCGCGTGATGAAGCGTGCCGAAGAAGTGGCAGGTAGCCCGTAG
- a CDS encoding cysteine desulfurase family protein, with product MSGMQLPIYLDNHATTRVDPRVVDAMLPFFTQIYGNAGSTSHSFGWEAKAAADDSRARIAAAIGANEREIIFTSGATESNNLAIRGTCERNRRRGNHIVSVTTEHKAVLDPLKKLARKGFEVTLLPVTQIGDPLTGILKPEQVAAALREETCLVSVMLANNEIGSIAPISEIGAICRERGIPFQCDATQAVGKIPVDVSQLNVDLMSFSAHKMYGPKGIGALYVRRGTRLEGQIDGGGQEYNLRSGTLPVPLVVGFAAALDLCLQELPAAALRQHQLRERLFQQLKTAIPDCLLNGPELPSAEDLFSTRLPGNLNLAFPLVQGEALMMSMRDVAVSSGSACTSANPEPSHVLRAIGQTEDLTLASLRFGIGRFNTAEEIDFAARLVIENVRRLRELSSLAQ from the coding sequence ATGAGTGGAATGCAACTGCCGATTTATCTCGATAACCATGCCACGACCCGCGTCGACCCCCGCGTGGTCGACGCCATGCTGCCGTTTTTCACGCAGATCTATGGCAATGCCGGCAGCACCAGTCATTCCTTCGGCTGGGAAGCGAAAGCCGCTGCTGATGATTCGCGCGCTCGCATCGCCGCCGCGATCGGTGCCAATGAACGCGAGATTATCTTCACCAGCGGCGCTACCGAAAGCAACAACCTGGCCATTCGCGGCACGTGCGAACGGAATCGTCGCCGCGGCAATCACATTGTCAGCGTCACGACCGAACACAAAGCCGTGCTCGATCCGCTGAAGAAGCTCGCGCGGAAGGGCTTTGAAGTTACTTTGCTACCGGTTACTCAAATCGGCGATCCGCTAACCGGCATCCTCAAGCCTGAACAAGTTGCCGCCGCGCTGCGCGAGGAAACTTGTCTGGTGAGCGTGATGCTCGCCAATAACGAAATCGGCTCGATAGCACCCATCTCCGAAATCGGCGCGATCTGCCGTGAACGCGGCATTCCTTTTCAATGCGACGCCACCCAAGCGGTCGGTAAGATCCCAGTCGATGTCTCACAACTCAACGTCGACTTGATGTCGTTCTCGGCGCACAAGATGTATGGGCCGAAGGGAATCGGCGCACTCTACGTCCGCCGCGGCACACGACTCGAAGGGCAGATCGATGGCGGCGGTCAGGAATACAATTTGCGCAGCGGCACGCTGCCGGTACCGCTGGTTGTCGGTTTTGCCGCAGCTCTCGACTTGTGTCTACAGGAGTTGCCAGCCGCGGCACTGCGTCAGCATCAGTTGCGTGAACGGCTATTTCAGCAATTGAAGACTGCCATTCCCGATTGCTTGCTGAACGGCCCCGAGCTTCCCTCCGCCGAGGATTTATTCTCCACACGGTTGCCCGGCAATCTCAACCTCGCCTTTCCACTCGTTCAAGGCGAAGCGTTAATGATGAGCATGCGCGACGTCGCGGTCTCCAGCGGCAGCGCTTGCACCTCGGCCAATCCCGAGCCGAGCCACGTCCTACGCGCGATCGGCCAGACCGAAGATCTCACCCTCGCCAGCCTCCGCTTCGGCATCGGCCGATTTAACACGGCGGAAGAAATCGACTTTGCCGCCCGATTGGTGATTGAAAACGTCCGTCGTTTGCGGGAACTTAGCAGTCTAGCCCAGTAG
- a CDS encoding PAAR domain-containing protein yields the protein MGMPCARVTDMHVCPMITVLVPHVGGPILPPGGIPTLVGGMPPARVGDMCVCVGPPDVIALGSFITFFSGMPAARMGDLTAHGGSIVLGHPMTLIG from the coding sequence ATGGGCATGCCTTGCGCTCGCGTCACTGATATGCACGTTTGTCCGATGATCACGGTTCTCGTGCCGCACGTCGGCGGACCGATCTTGCCGCCGGGTGGCATTCCCACGCTGGTGGGCGGCATGCCGCCAGCCCGAGTCGGTGACATGTGCGTCTGCGTCGGCCCGCCCGATGTCATCGCGCTCGGCAGCTTCATCACTTTTTTCAGCGGCATGCCCGCCGCGCGCATGGGCGACCTGACGGCCCACGGCGGCTCGATTGTGCTCGGTCACCCGATGACGCTCATCGGCTAG
- a CDS encoding FHA domain-containing protein, which yields MRAFLQVIKGPGLGRKITLREGQLMYVGRTTADINFPENPEMSSVHFSIQWLGNECQFKDLNSANGSFRNGERVTDSLVYNGDEIRAGQAIFRVVMGEEGELSNPAMPEYAKPAVQPTWSTTKHEAPPPSGGTSGRIPAQQPPQQNTPQSTFQPSSPPPAQTPPPAPAPHAHAHPSAPIAVNAGMPSAEGSVGLLIATATDVVQIAPVDDDTKKLAKPDWNTPQFVESLAGQEKFLDAIRVLAFAMGKLTVIEWAHRCVNIGCGEGLSKIDANALDLVQRWLGDRSEGLRREIYAASQAADHGTAASWVAMAAFWSEGSMGPPPPAPPLAPGPTQCAHAATGAILLAAVAKQPEKAPDKYREFLRVGLEMVKG from the coding sequence ATGCGCGCGTTTTTGCAGGTCATCAAAGGCCCCGGCCTGGGTCGCAAGATCACTCTTCGCGAAGGGCAGTTGATGTACGTCGGGCGAACGACGGCCGACATCAACTTTCCCGAAAATCCGGAAATGTCGAGCGTCCATTTTTCCATCCAATGGTTGGGAAATGAATGCCAGTTCAAAGATCTGAACTCCGCCAACGGCAGCTTTCGCAATGGCGAACGAGTGACTGATTCGCTCGTCTACAACGGTGATGAAATCCGCGCCGGCCAGGCCATTTTTCGCGTGGTGATGGGCGAGGAAGGCGAACTTTCAAATCCCGCCATGCCGGAATATGCCAAGCCGGCCGTGCAGCCGACCTGGTCAACCACAAAACACGAAGCCCCGCCTCCCAGCGGTGGCACGAGCGGACGAATTCCGGCGCAGCAACCGCCACAGCAGAATACTCCGCAATCGACTTTTCAGCCGTCATCTCCGCCGCCGGCCCAAACTCCACCTCCCGCGCCAGCTCCGCACGCGCATGCTCATCCGTCGGCGCCGATTGCCGTGAATGCCGGCATGCCGTCGGCCGAGGGGAGCGTCGGTTTGCTCATCGCCACGGCTACCGATGTGGTGCAGATCGCGCCCGTCGACGACGACACGAAAAAACTCGCCAAGCCCGATTGGAACACACCGCAATTTGTTGAATCACTCGCCGGCCAGGAAAAATTTCTCGATGCGATTCGCGTTCTCGCGTTCGCAATGGGCAAGTTGACTGTCATCGAGTGGGCTCACCGCTGCGTGAACATTGGTTGCGGCGAAGGCTTGTCGAAAATCGACGCAAATGCACTCGACCTAGTGCAGCGCTGGTTGGGCGACCGCAGCGAAGGATTGCGGCGTGAGATTTATGCCGCCTCGCAAGCAGCCGATCACGGTACCGCGGCCAGCTGGGTCGCGATGGCCGCTTTTTGGAGTGAAGGGAGCATGGGCCCGCCACCGCCAGCGCCGCCACTTGCGCCGGGACCGACCCAATGTGCTCACGCGGCAACCGGAGCCATTTTGCTTGCTGCCGTGGCCAAGCAACCCGAAAAAGCCCCCGATAAGTATCGCGAATTTCTGCGAGTCGGCCTCGAAATGGTCAAAGGTTGA
- a CDS encoding glucosamine-6-phosphate deaminase, translating to MKVEICADKQDLGKRAAAAGAAQIHAAIADRGVAHVIVATGASQFEMLGELVKTPNIDWSKVIFFHLDEYVAMPMTHPASFRKYLKERLVDQLPQPPKAFHYLNAEGDAAAECRRLGELIEKHPIDVAFIGIGENGHLAFNDPPADFDTEQPYIVVNLDDACRRQQFGEGWFPTFEAVPTRAISMSVRQILKSNMIVCSVPDERKAAAVKNSLEGAVTPQVPASILQEHPRATIYLDPPAASTLSKR from the coding sequence ATGAAAGTGGAAATCTGTGCCGATAAACAGGACTTGGGCAAGCGGGCCGCAGCCGCGGGCGCCGCGCAAATCCATGCCGCCATTGCCGATCGGGGCGTGGCACATGTGATTGTGGCCACCGGGGCTTCGCAGTTCGAAATGCTCGGCGAACTGGTGAAGACGCCGAACATCGACTGGTCGAAGGTCATCTTCTTTCACCTCGACGAATATGTCGCGATGCCGATGACCCATCCGGCTTCATTTCGGAAGTATCTGAAGGAGCGTCTCGTCGATCAGCTGCCGCAACCGCCCAAGGCCTTTCATTATTTGAACGCCGAGGGTGACGCCGCCGCCGAATGTCGCCGCCTGGGCGAACTCATCGAGAAGCATCCTATCGATGTCGCCTTCATCGGCATCGGCGAGAACGGCCACCTGGCCTTCAACGATCCGCCGGCCGATTTCGACACCGAACAGCCCTACATCGTCGTCAATCTCGACGACGCCTGCCGCCGGCAGCAGTTCGGCGAGGGCTGGTTTCCCACCTTCGAAGCGGTTCCGACACGAGCCATTTCGATGTCGGTCCGGCAAATCCTGAAATCGAACATGATTGTCTGCAGCGTTCCGGACGAGCGTAAAGCGGCTGCCGTGAAAAACTCCCTCGAAGGAGCCGTCACGCCGCAAGTCCCGGCCTCGATCCTGCAAGAGCACCCTCGGGCCACGATCTATCTCGATCCACCCGCCGCTTCGACCTTATCCAAACGATAA
- a CDS encoding sugar phosphate isomerase/epimerase family protein, whose translation MSDETTERPTVILSGFGDEAANQKTAEQQFAAFAALGLQYYSIRFIDAGNGIKNVMQLTTAEIQKVRHLEDEYGLNVATLGSPIGKVKLLDQEDGTKNRYVPFEKYLNEDVKKACELAHAFETKLIRGFSFYHPKGSNPADHLPQAIDQLGQIAELCHRSDLTFGLEVEANLVGQTGDLLAEIHRQVDHPAMVLIFDGANIATQGFSPTETFDQYEKMKKGLGWMHIKDYRHPQRMARTTHVDEEALKHFVPANLGDSAHEAILRDFKELIPAIEKKLTMRGIPGVILDLEPHLKGGGQFGGFSGPDGLGVALRGLCKVLDYVGIDYHLRDFDDVRSARGF comes from the coding sequence ATGTCCGACGAAACCACCGAACGCCCCACCGTGATTCTCTCTGGGTTCGGCGATGAAGCAGCCAATCAAAAGACGGCCGAGCAACAGTTCGCCGCGTTTGCCGCGCTGGGCCTGCAGTACTATTCCATTCGCTTCATCGACGCCGGCAACGGTATTAAGAATGTGATGCAGCTGACGACGGCGGAGATCCAAAAGGTTCGTCACCTCGAAGATGAATACGGTCTGAATGTCGCCACGCTCGGTTCACCAATCGGCAAGGTCAAGCTTCTCGACCAAGAGGATGGGACGAAAAACCGCTACGTGCCATTCGAAAAATACCTCAACGAAGACGTGAAAAAGGCCTGCGAACTGGCTCACGCCTTCGAAACCAAGCTCATCCGCGGCTTCTCCTTTTATCATCCCAAAGGTTCCAACCCCGCCGATCACCTGCCGCAAGCCATCGATCAACTCGGTCAGATCGCTGAGCTCTGTCACCGCAGCGATTTGACGTTCGGCCTGGAAGTGGAAGCCAATCTCGTCGGCCAGACCGGCGATTTGCTCGCCGAGATTCATCGCCAGGTCGATCATCCCGCCATGGTGCTGATCTTTGACGGGGCGAACATCGCCACTCAGGGCTTCAGCCCGACCGAGACCTTCGACCAGTACGAAAAGATGAAGAAGGGGCTCGGCTGGATGCACATCAAGGACTACCGTCATCCGCAGCGGATGGCGCGAACGACGCACGTCGACGAAGAGGCCCTCAAGCACTTCGTGCCGGCCAACCTAGGCGACAGCGCTCACGAAGCCATTCTGCGGGACTTCAAGGAACTGATTCCCGCGATCGAAAAGAAGCTGACCATGCGGGGCATTCCCGGCGTGATTCTCGATCTGGAACCGCACCTCAAGGGCGGCGGTCAGTTCGGCGGCTTCAGCGGGCCCGATGGCCTGGGCGTGGCCCTTCGTGGTTTGTGCAAAGTGCTCGATTACGTGGGCATCGACTATCACCTGCGCGATTTTGACGACGTGCGCAGTGCCCGCGGGTTCTAG
- a CDS encoding SBBP repeat-containing protein: MSIRSVRRARPSSSAKKDRQRASPRFRRPQLWAEKLEPRLCLYAEFVEAYSSADSLIDDTYDDIVFDNAGNYYTSGTKYVTKFAADGSIVWKSTVVDGAEMAVDAMGSVYVTGRTSGTRTFAGPTNSISVTTVGQSDVFVVKLDSFGDPAWVKTMGGLQPEFFGGIAATPEGDVVVAATFQTTAYFGPTTLVSQGNRDIFVSRLSTNGDFQWTRQIGGPDSQEAFSVALDANGNAYVTGETHGVMNLVGSRISLSTYHQALVAKLTPTGDWAWGKAMGAAPNWADGRSIAIDPAGYVVTVGGYGGPADFDPGPDDYSLPTNAAGTPSDMFLQKMDLDGNFVWARGIGGGVANQVVVGPDRKIYFVGNYGTQRLQSLERRLLLEWRQFLSCHLHPRGQLRCRPQPGSRRDKQRCGCARWLGLRLRKVSDHPRFRPGAWSVQPDGDA, from the coding sequence ATGTCTATCCGGAGCGTTCGGCGGGCGCGGCCATCATCCTCAGCGAAGAAGGATCGTCAGCGTGCGTCGCCGCGCTTTCGTCGGCCGCAGTTGTGGGCCGAGAAACTCGAGCCGCGGTTGTGTCTGTATGCGGAGTTCGTCGAAGCCTATTCGTCGGCCGATTCGCTGATCGACGATACCTATGATGATATCGTTTTCGACAACGCAGGTAATTATTACACCAGCGGCACAAAGTATGTGACGAAGTTTGCAGCCGATGGTTCTATCGTCTGGAAGTCGACGGTTGTGGATGGAGCGGAAATGGCCGTTGATGCGATGGGCAGTGTCTATGTGACCGGTCGCACCTCCGGTACCAGAACGTTTGCTGGCCCGACCAATAGCATTAGCGTTACGACGGTCGGTCAGAGTGATGTCTTCGTGGTGAAGTTGGACTCATTCGGCGATCCCGCGTGGGTCAAAACGATGGGAGGCTTGCAGCCCGAATTCTTCGGCGGAATCGCGGCAACTCCCGAGGGTGATGTGGTGGTCGCGGCCACCTTTCAAACCACAGCCTATTTCGGGCCGACCACGCTGGTGAGCCAAGGCAACCGCGACATTTTTGTGAGCCGGCTGTCGACGAACGGCGATTTTCAGTGGACCAGGCAGATCGGTGGACCTGACTCGCAAGAAGCCTTTAGCGTGGCGCTCGACGCCAACGGCAATGCTTACGTCACTGGTGAAACGCACGGCGTGATGAACCTGGTCGGAAGCAGGATCAGCCTGAGCACTTACCACCAAGCGCTGGTTGCCAAGCTGACACCAACGGGCGACTGGGCCTGGGGAAAGGCGATGGGCGCCGCGCCAAATTGGGCCGATGGCCGCTCGATTGCCATCGATCCTGCGGGTTATGTGGTGACGGTCGGTGGCTACGGTGGCCCAGCCGATTTCGATCCGGGGCCAGATGACTACTCGCTCCCCACCAATGCTGCCGGCACTCCGTCGGACATGTTCCTACAAAAGATGGACCTGGACGGTAACTTTGTCTGGGCTCGCGGCATTGGCGGTGGAGTCGCCAATCAGGTCGTCGTCGGCCCCGACCGGAAGATTTATTTCGTTGGCAACTACGGAACCCAAAGACTTCAATCCCTCGAGCGACGCCTACTACTTGAGTGGCGGCAGTTCCTATCTTGCCACCTACACCCCCGAGGGCAACTTCGTTGCCGCCCGCAGCCTGGAAGCCGCCGAGACAAACAGCGTTGCGGTTGCGCCCGATGGCTCGGTTTACGTTTGCGGAAAGTTTCGGACCACCCGCGATTTCGACCCGGGGCCTGGAGTGTTCAACCTGACGGCGACGCGTGA